The genomic region CACCACGTTCATGCAAAATTCACCAACCATCAATACCAGACACTCGTTGATAAGAAGACCCTCAAGTACGAAACACACAGCGACAACTCCATCTTTTTCGAAGTCGATGGTCCATACAAAGCTATGGTTCTGCCCACAtcgaaagaagaagacaaaaaCTTGAAGAAGCGTTACGCTGTCTTCAACGATGATGGCAGTCTTGCTGAGTTGAAAGGTTTCGAGGTGAAACGTCGTGGtgagctcaagctcatcaaaaTCTTCCAGCAACAAATTTTCAAGTTTTTCCTCGAAGGTGAAACACTGGCCGAATGTTATGGAGCCGTTGCTAAGGTTGCCAACCGTTGGCTGGATGTTCTGCACAGCAAGGGCACAACATTGGCAGACGAGGAGTTGATGGAACTCATTTCTGAGAATCGAAGCATGTCCAAAACACTGGAGGAATACGGAAACCAGAAGTCAACCAGTATCACAACTGCCAAGCGTCTGGCAGATTTCTTGGGTGAGCAGATGGTTAAGGACAAGGGACTAAACTGTAAGTTCATCATCTGTGCTCGACCCAAAAATGCACCCGTTACAGAACGAGCTGTTCCGGTGGCCATCTTCTCTGCGGAGGAATCTGTCAAACGTACATATCTGAGGAAGTGGCTAAAGGAGGAGCCCTCTGACACTGATCCTCGTGCACTCCTTGACTGGGATTATTACCTGGAGCGATTGGGTTCTGTTATCCAGAAGCTGATCACCATTCCTGCCGCTCTCCAAAAGGTCCGCAACCCTGTACCTCGAGTGCCACATCCTGACTGGCTTCAAAGGaggatcaacatcaaggacGACAAactgaagcagaagaagctcactgATCTCTTCAAAAAGAGTCCACTGGaagacatcaccaacatcagtGGTTCTCGACTGGATGATGTAGAAGATTTCGGTAGCAAGCTTTTGAAGCCCAAACAAGTCAACGCAGTCATTGCATCCTCGCAGGCCGCAACGACGGTTCAGAAGCGCAAGTCTCCTGAGCCAGCAGAGAACCCCGATCCCATGTCTGCACTTCCTGAAGTTATGCCAAGTGCTTCGGAGAACTATGAGGCATTCTTGATgtaccagaagaagaagtggaaGTTACAGAAGCAAGCCAGAATCCGTCGACGGCAATTGTTTGGTGACCGAAGAGGCGGTGCAGTCAACAATCTTCAGCAAACATTCATGAAGCAGGCGCACACTACTTACATGAGTAACTGGCAGGTCTTGCACCTCAAAGCGACTGAGACTCCTGGTATTGTCATGGCATATGTCCTTATCGATGCCAAGATCCACACGCTTAAGGTCAATGTTCCTCGGCAAGtcttcctcaacctcaagagtAAGGATCTTCCCGATGTTGAAGTGGAAGGCTGTGAAGTCGAACAGGTCAATTACACTCTTCCCAATGGCCATCCATCAAGCCATCTCTTTAAGTTAACTGTATCGGAAGATATTTACTTCAACGAGAGCGAGAAGTTCTCCTTACTCTTCAACCATCCTAGTGTTGAGGGTGTGTATGAGAAGCAAGTACCCCTGAACATCAGAGCTGTCTTGCGTCTCGGAAATCAGTGTACGATTGACGCAACACAACATGCTGTGCTGGGAAAGGGTCTTGAACAAGGCTTTGATCTGGCTGGTCTGAAGCGACCAGCCAAGACACGAACGTATCTCGAGACGTCGCCACTGGCTTACATTTACGTTTCTCACATTACAACTGGAGAACGACAGATTTTTGGTATCTTCTCTACCACTAATGACCAAGCTCACGTCGTTATTctgcagaagaacaaggactCCGGTCAAGATCTTCCCAATATCTCCAAAATGTATTCAGAGATGCTCGCTAGACGGCATGCGGAGGCAGCTGGTACCAACTGGCAGGATTGTTTTACCTACCAGGAGAAACTCCACATCAAGATCACCCAAGTGACGACCCGACGCAAGGCTCACTTGGAGATAGGtgatgttgtcaagaagatgcGCAAGGACGAGCCACGACCACAGATGATGGTTATCCAGTCGTCTCAGCGTAAACTGCTCATCCATGATGTCCCTATCCTGGGAGAATTCCCAGTCCTCCCCTTGAAATACGATGTAGGGGATAGCTCTCTACCTCCTCTTGGTTGGCAATCTGTCATCGCCAAGCGACTTGTTGGCCAttatcttggtcttggatccTGGATTCTACACCTTACCGCTTTGGCTCGTTACGGTGATGTGCCTCTGTGTAATTTGGAACGAGACGATCCCCGATTCTTGATCGATGTTGCCTATGCCCGGCGCCTTCAAGCCAATGGAGTCGTGCTTTGGTGGTCTCCCGATGCTCGTCCTGATCATGCTGGATATGAAAAGGACGATCTTCTGGGCCCTCTCGACACAGTCAAAATGCCAAATGTCAACAATCCAGGAACCTTCTCGTCTGTGTGTATCGACATAGATGTCAGAAATCTGGCTATCAACACTATCCTGACCTCATCTCTTATCAACGAGCTTGAGGGTGCCGACTCCGTCTCGTTCAATCCCGCTGCTGACGACTCAGAGACGCTTGCATCCGAGAACGCATTTGCCAATGCTGGCGTTCAGGTGCTGCGTGAGATGGTGAAGGCTTGGTGGACTGAAGCTTGTCGTGGAAGTACCATGGCCGATGTTCTCGTGCAACATCTTGTTCGCTGGGTTGAGAACCCCGACTCTTTCATGTACGATCGAGCCCTGCACTACTATGTGCAGATGATGTCTCGAAAGGCCTTCCAGCAGCTCATGGCTGACTTCCGTCGAGTGGGATCTCAAGTCATTTTTGCCAACGCCAACCGTCTTATTCTCCAAACCACAAAGGCCGAGGTCGGCAACGCATATGCGTATAGCAAGTATATCATTAAGTCGATCAAGAGCAAGCCACTCTTTCACTTTATCGACTTGGAGATTAAGGAGTATTGGGACTATCTTGTATGGTACGATGAGTTTAACTACGGAGGCAAGGCCTGCCAGGAGGTTAtcgaagctgaagaacaGAACCTCGAAACTGTCATGCACTGGCAGATGGCAACCTTCTTGCCTGTTCGACTACAGTCCACATTTCAGGACTGGGTAATTGAGTTCATACAGCTGATGCATCAACTCAAGCGGCCTCATAACGGCGACCCAGATGGTACACCACGTCTGACACAGCTACCAAGCAATGGCCTGGAGGACCATGAAGGTCAGATTTTATTAGGCAAGGCATTCGAGAAACCTCTGAAGAAGGATATCATtggcctcctcaacaagcaGAAGCGTGAGCTACTTCATCCAGAGCTTGCACAGGACTATACATTCCCCGTCCTTCCCGGGTCACACCTTAAACCTCGAAATCCTATCctcgagcttgtcaagtcaCTTATGCAAGTTTTATCGCTTGACAAAAACATCACACTTGAAGCTCGATTACTTCGGAAAGAGCTTCTAGCCTTGTTCGAGGTGCGTGAGTTCTCGAAAGACGGTAGCTTCACAAACCCATCAGAGAgccttcgtcttcctcagaTATCTTGTGACAGCTGCACTATGATGCGAGATCTAGACCTATGCAGAGACGAAGATCTCTTTGGCGAAGGTGCTGCTTGGTGCTGCGGCTTCTGTGGCACTGAGTTCGATCGTGTCGCCATAGAAGAGCGATTATTGGGCATAGTAGAGAGCTGGATTGTGGAATGGACAACGCAGGATCTCAAATGTGCCCGGTGCGGTGCACTGAGACTGAACGACTTTATGGAACACTGTACCTGCAGTGGAGAGTGGAAGGAAATTGTGTCACGACAAGACGTGAGCAAGAAACTCGGGGTTATGAGGAGGGTGGCCAAATTTTACGGGCTAAGAATGCTCAGTGATGTGGTCGAGGAACTCCACAAAGGTTTATGAACGGCGTCATGATGGTTACAATGGAGTTGCTTACACTATAATGAAGACCGTAGTGGAGGAGTAGAAGTGATTTAGAGCATAATTATCATACCCCATAATGATTTAGGCAATGCAAAGTCAAGCATTATAGTAAGGAGGGCATTCTAACGTTGACTGAGCTTCTTTATGATTCCCGCACAATGCTTTCCTTCTATCATTTGATAATTCTGCTCGTGCTGAAACAATGCCATTAGCCTACGCCAAGAACACTATCCCCAGTCCTTCAGGTTCCCAAGGTGGAGTCCTATCGAGGACAGAATCCTCAGCGAGATCGAAAACGGCATGCTCCAATTGCTGTATCTTCATATGGTTCTCTTGAGGCATGATAGAGATTTGCCGTGTCCAGTGGATGAGCCCACTGATAGTGGTTTTCCCTAGCAACCATGATTTCCCCATGTGTGGGATCAGACAATGTAGTAAGGGGTTTGGTCACCAAGAGCGGAAAGTTCTGCCATATACTAATCTCTAGCATAGGATACACAATTGGTCCCAAGAGTTCCGTGCCAAGCGGATCATTCCGAGAGCCAGAGAGTAATTAGATGGGTAAGAGGATTTCTTGGGAAGCTGCCTATATAAGGCCGAACCATTTGAATTCAAAGTCGAATATGATTTCATTAGAGATCATATGGTTCCGGCTAACCTTCTGGTATATATTGCTTAATAACTCGGCAAAGCTtgactttttcttctctcaacATCAGAGAATCGTTGCAACATAATGAGCTTACAAGAAGTATCAACGCAACTGATCAATGTTCGGCTCAGTTACAGGGCACCAAATACAGTAATAATGACTCCAACAAAGCCATTAATAAAGAGTGCAAGATCGATAGAGAGAGGTCAAGATTCAAGGCACTTGTTTAATAAGACATTGGCAGGTCTGACTCTCGAATGCCCGTTGCCTTCATCTCAATATGCACTGTAAAGGGAGGTAAACATATCTAATAAAGGATTCTTCCCTCGTTCAATGTGAAATAATTCAGGAACCTTTAACCCAGAACCTCCACTGCTACGTAGGTGCCTCGCCTACATAAGCATCTACTGCTCAAATTGAATGATGATAACGACCCTACACTACATTTCCTGACTACGAAAAGGAAACTTGGTTAAGCTATCTATAATTCTAGGATGGACTTCCTTTCTTCAAGCAACTTCCAATTGCAAGGACACTTTAGGTACAATAAAGGGGTGAATACTGTGAGATAAGCAATCAAGTTATTTGATAATTCAATGAATGATAGGAAGATTAGCAACTCTTATGGTACGACGCATAACAATGAAgcacaaaaaaaaaaacccccCATGCACTATACCAAGAATAAAGACCTATGAAACTACGAACTTCTGCCAAATCGTGAGGGGTTGATCAAACACAGTTGGGGGCCAAAAAGTCCTAGGTATCGCCAGTCCGCCTAACGTACCTCGCGTGGAAagggaagagagaaagaagagcgaAGAGCAATCAACAAGTCCAGCATGTTTATGACAATACCAGCCATCAATGCCCGTGGTCATTTGGGCCTCATTTTCATGTTTTGCTTTCTTTCCATATAGTTCAGCTGGACCCAAGTTGTTTAggccccctccccctcccccccccGTATGTCCTGCATCATCAATCAGCCTTACTTTACCACTTATACTTGGCGCCCCTTCAGAGCCCGAGTGGTTCGCCCACCATCTGCAGAGGCCGCCAGCTTTCTTCAGGCAACCACAGTCCCCTATGACCAAGGGAAGGCCCCAGTTCCGAATGTTTTGCATTTTCTCCATTCCTTGTTCGACCCCTCCAAATTTACTTTGTCCGTTTTGTTCCTCAATTGCAGCCTCACAAAGCCATTGTGAGTTAACCAACCCACACAATGAACAACCTCAGGCGCAAGGACCACCGCGGGGCCGTTGACTTCAACGGTCCCGGCCATTACCACGGCCCCACAGCCCGGCATCGGACCGTCCAAGCAGTATCGACGCCTCTCACGACACCGGCTTCAATTGCTCTGTCGATGTCAAAGACTACTGTCCCCCCTAGTCTCATGTCTTTTGATTTTTTTCAGCAGCCAATACAATCAATTCATTCCGATTTCAATATTGGCTGCTATCGGTCTGCATCACCAGCCAAGTTGGACCTGGGCCTGGAGTCTGGTACCAATTGGGCTGGTGAACTCGACATGCGAGAGATGAGTACAATTTCTACCATCAGTGCCGATACTTCTTCTACTGGTTCCATTTTCTCCTCTGTTCCGACCGAATTCAGTGATGCAATGACCGTCCGTAACGGTAGAGGTCGCTCAAGAGGTCCGAGTCCACTAAGTCGAGGTGGGCGAACTAACAGCACTGATAATTCGACGCCTTCTTTCGTCTGCCTTGGCCCTCAATGCCAACGAGCTTTCTCGTCTGACAAGGACCTCAAATCCCACGTCAAATCTTGCCACACGTATCTGTGTAACTGGGCTGGCTGTGACCAGCCGAGCTTTTCCACCAGGGACGGACTCATCTAccatgtcaaagtcaaacatCTTGTCATTTGTCCATCACCCGGCTGCACAGAGACGACATTCCAGAGTGTTCGCCTTCTTCAGTCCCACATAGCCATGGCTCACCCCGAGGATGGCAGAGATGATGCAAAGGAATGGGAGCTTCCAGCAAAGATGAATGCAAGCATGAAGACGGGCAACAGGTCCTCGTCTAGTGAAACGCCCACCACTACTCTTGCGTCACTCAAAAGAAAGAACAGAGATCATGATACAGATATGTCTATGGATGTGGTTAAGACGAAGCATCAATGTCAAGATCGCCTACAGGTCGTCGTCGAGAAGCGAGCTAGAAAGAACACTGGTAAGGTCATCAAGTCTCCCTTACCTTGATAGCTCACAGACTGACCATCAAAGGTACTCCACGAAGTGCAGAAAGTCCGACAGACCTTATCAGAGGGCGAGCCTCACGGTGTATAGAAGTAACGAGCTTTTCCCTGGTCTTTGAGCACGCcgttcttccttttctttcccaATATCTGCCTATCTGGGTTGGACCCCGTCACGTAATCACTGTCACTCGAGGCAAATCCCCACAGATGAAGCGAATTTGCATCATGGCTCCAAGAATCATTTCTCGTGCTCGAAAGATTATCATTGCCAGCCACGTTCAAGATCTTATTCCCAGCAACTTTTCCAAGCTAGTCACGTTTGCTTTTACGCAAGGAGAGATCAATCGCACCGTTACTTGGGCTCGCGGCCTAGACAAAAATCACAAGGACGATATTTGTGCCGCGAGAAATCCCTACTTCTTCCGCGATCCTTGCATGGGTGACAGTATCGGTGTCACAGGAAATGGGGTATTTGAAGATAGCACTGCTACCCTTGGTCCTTGCATCACCGTTGGTGGTGGGAGTTACTGGTTGGGCAACTTTCATCCCTTCATGGAGGCCTACCAACAGCTCGCTCAAGTGGAGGTTGAGCATCCATCTTCCCAAGATCGCAAGCGATGCATAGACGAGGGGCATGATGCCATGGCCCAGGAAACGAACTTCAGGCTTGGCAAGCTCGAAGTCACGTCAGGTCTGAACCTCAAGACAACGAGAATTTCACATGATCCTTATTGGGATGAGTGTGATACGGATAAGCCCCTTGTCGTAACAGACTGGGCTCTCATCGGTGCTCGTACTTCACAAGCAAACATTCTTCGCAAATTCCCCTCAGAAACCCAGCCTCCAACTCAGGAACCAACCGTAGCTACTACAACCACTATTGTGCCAGGTGCAGATGTTCTGTCTAGCGGTCGAACATCTGGCTATCAGCGCGGCCAGATTTGTGAGATTCCTGCGTATGTCTCTGGCGTGGAGAACCAGACGCAGAAGGCTACGAGAGAATGGTTCATCGAGGAACCATGGCCGcaagaggatgaggatgcctGGATACGTGGAGGCATTGGAGTCAACGGCGACAGTGGCGCTGGAGTTGTTGACGCCAATACACATGGTTTAATTGGTCAAGTCTGGGGTCGCAATAACTATTGGGGGCCCGGACAACGTGTCACCTACTTCACTCCCATCGCAGACATTTTCGACGATATTCAGGAAAAGTGTGGGCAGCAGTCACGCCCTCAACTTCCGCAGCATCGCGATGAAGCAAACTGCTTTCCGTTACATCCATCATGTCGTCAATGCTTCGATCTACGGGTATACCTCAATAGTAGCAGGAGGAGCTCGCGGATGTCGCTCCAAAGCATGATAATGGGTACAGGTGATGGCGACCAGGATCTGACCTCTATTGAGGCTGTCTCGGAGCTAGCTACACCAAAGGATTACCACCGCCATTCGGGCATCGAAGAGACTCTGGTTTCTCTGAGCGGAATCGTCTCTCCAGCAGGGCCCAGTGGTTATCCTGGCACTCCCATGATAGCCGATATGAAGAGCCCCTATGCTACCGAGCTGGATCTTGGTGATCTGTATGGGCCAGAAGCAACTGCGCCAACTCAGGCTCGAAAGAGAAGAACGTCTTGTCTAGCGCCGGCGCCGGCTCCAGGTAgatggaagaagcagagaacTGGTGATTGATCAGCCAGCAAAACCTCCTCGTGCTATCTTCTTTGCCCGAGCATCGCGTCTATTGTGGTTCGCCCGAGACCCCTTATTTGcttccttgttcttcctaGCACTTTCTGTCTCCTTCTCGCCCGTAGGCCCAGCAACATTGCCGCCTCTTCCCCGGCCTCGCCCTCGTCCACGGCCACGGCCACCACCTCTGCCACCCCTAGATGATCCACCGTCAGGTtcgcttccttcttctcctgatcCAGCTGGAGATTCTCGCCAAGATGTGCGTTCTAGTTGCGCTTGTTGTCCACTAAATGCATACTTGGCCTCTAATCGTCGCTTCTGCTGGGGGTTCCTGACTAAGATGAGGGCCCATCCCTCTATGGCTTCATCTGTCATTCCAGTCTCTTCCCGCAATTTGGCTCGCGGGTTACCTCGCCTTGTGCCAGCATCACGGTCAAACAGCTTTGAATCCATCTGGTAGGCACGGAATAATGCCTCCTCGTTGCTGTCGCTCGCCGCATCGGCTTCCTGGTTGGAGGCGTCAACAGTGCCACCCACATCGTCAGCATCATAAGTATCATCAcgctcgtcatcatcagaatCGAATGCCGCGAGGGCAGAGAAAATGGCCGATTTGTTAGGCGCATTTGCTTTATCTTTGAGCATTTCATCGGCGTTCTTGCCTGGTTTCTTTCCAAATGAAACCTTGGAAACGTCCATGGCAAGGCGGTCgaagtcgtcgtcgtcaaaaACATTGTGTCGTGTGGGAACCTGAGGCGGAGTAGGTCGTGGTGCGAGCTCTGTGCGTCCTGCTTCAGGGTGTGATAACCTGATGATGAATTAACAAATAATCGCCACTTGAGAATAGGTAGATTGTTGTAACGTACAAGGACTCACTGCGGTCGGCATTAGCCAAGTGAGGCGGTAGAGTCTCACTCAGTAAATTGGCAACGACCTGCTCCACGTCCTCTCCGTATTCATCGAGACATTTGGACACAAAGCCGGATCCTAAATCGGGAAACAAATCCTGAACCTGAGTGATTTGACTCATTTTATGAACATGAATGTCGGCATTCACTTCTTGCTGCGTTATTTTGCCTTTACCTTTATCCAATCTCCGTCTTGTAAGTCGTTTGGGACGGACCATGGTTCCCTTTCTGTAGCCCTCCAAGGCCGTAATTCGCTTCTTGAAATTTTCGGTCGCCGCGCCGGTATCCTCCGCCCTCCGTAGTAATATCTTCAAGAGGggggtgttggtgatgagttcAGGGACAAGTGAGTCGTTGACATTGAGAGGGCCAGCCTTGTGGGCATCAGCCGCTTCCTTGAGGGCGTATAGTTGATCACTCAGCATCGACCATTTGGCTGGTTCAGTATCTATTAACCCAACCAGACATAGATACGTCGTGGTCAATATCACTTTGCGTAGAGGAGGATTCATGACGCGGAAGCACACGATGAGGCCATCGAGGAAATCAGATCCCGCAAGGAATAAAGTGCAGGTATCCGACGAAGCATGTAGAAGATAGTTCAGTCGTATCAAGCGAGCTTCGACGCTCTTCAAATCGCCCTTGATACCAGCCTCTAACTGTGGAATAAGTTGCTTCTTCAGGGCAGTCAATGCAGCCTCAAGCGCAGCAGCATGTCGTTGAAAGAGCTGTGCAATGAGAGGGGCAGTAGCTTTCCTGGGGAATATTCTTGCGATGTTTGCCAAGAACGCATAATCGAATAGCTGAGGAGGCGGAGATACATTGAAAACCCTCGATACGAGCTGAAATACGGCTTTTGGTAGTGTTGTCGAGTGAGAGTCTAGTATTGTGAAGCCTGCCTCTGCTGTCTCCTCTGCGAAGGAGACTAGGAATGTTGCAATGGAGTCGTCGCGGGCCAAGGCTGCCTTGATTTCGTTTTCAGAAAGGGACGAAATGGCACGGCAAATAGATGTCCAGGATTGTAGAAGCGTATTCCATTCGCTGGAGGAGAGATGCTGTCGCCATGATGACTGGGGGAACGGTGCGAGGGGTGGTAAAGAGACCATGGTTGTGTGTCTTTGTGTGCGTGGTAAAGTCCTGATTTTGTGCGCTGAAATGAGTGCAATTTTGTGCTTGAAGAGGATTTCAAGAGAAAGGTGAGTCGATCTTATAAACTGCCGTCCATGACCTTCATAAATATCGTGGCTCAAGCCTGCGTTTGCATCGCCGGATGATTCATCAGAAAGTGGATTCTCACAGCTGCAAGCTGATGAAGTCAACCTGGAGGAGATACAAAGATACTTTTCTACCGCTCAAGCCAATCAATGGCTCTGATTATGAAAGCGCTTAAGTGCTCCTGGACTAGTGCATCTTTTACCCGAGAGCTGCCCTGGTAGGTAGTAGTTAGTGCTACAAGGCAAACACTATTAGATGATTTCACTGATCAGCTTTATTGATATGGATGTTGTGAATAGTCTTTGTGAGATCTCTGGCATTCGATAAAAcccttatatattttatcaCTTGAAATAGGGCCTGCTGTATCAAAACCACACAGCAACTCTGAAAATGCACTGAAACTGATGCCACTCTTCACTTTGCTTGCCTCGTGAAGTTGTTTCTTTTACTGTCTAGATTATGCATCCAACAATCCCCAATGATTATACACAACGCCAATTAATGCATTGTCCTGAATCGTCTAACGCCATCTACTCATCCTCGACTCCTCATCTCCACATCATATATAAAACAAGTTGTGAGCTGCCTCGACTCCTTGGTTAGAAGTCCCATAGTGTACATTCTCGGGGAGGCGGGAGTTCGGGCATCAGGCCACCCTCAAAGGTCCCAGTCTGTGCGAAGGCCATCCACTGACCCTTGGACTTGTCGTCGTACATCTCAGGGGGCAATTCTGTATCCGCTGAGAATGCCGGAGGACCATCTGGGAACCAAATCCGTCGCCAGGTCCCATCAAATTCTCGGATTCCGGGCTTGCCGTCCTTGTAAATAACTGATTTGCCCTTGAACATTGATAGCCGACCATCCATGCCTTTTGAGCTATAGCTCTCGATTGGTGGATGTTGTCTACTGCTGGTCGGTGGATATGGGCCTGTCGAAGTGGCGGctgtcgctgctgctgctgctgctgctgggggTTTTTGAGCCTGTGTTGTAGCAAACGGGTTCGCGGCAGCTGGTGCAGCGTTGGAGGGTTGGCCAAAAGGATTCGCTGGTTTCTGCTGCGAGGGTTGACCAAATGAATTGCTCGCTGGTGGTTGGTTATTCTGCGATGCAAAACCATTCGACTGAGTTCGTGAAGGTTGGCCAAATGGACTGTTTGTAGGTGGATTTGAGGTCGCGTTAGATGTACCAAATGGTGTTGACGTTGCCGGTGCTGCAGCATTTGAAGGTTGGCCAAATGGCGAGCTTCCCTGAGCAGGCTGTGAGGGCTGTGAGGGCTGTCCAAACGGATTCGCCGGGGCATTGTTCTGGTTATTATTGTTGGATCCAAAAGGATTGGCAGGCTGACTGGCTGTTGCGCTACCACTTGGAGCACCAAATGGGTTCGCTGCAGGGGCACTATTGTTATTTGCGACGGCACCGAATGGGCTAGAACTGTTGTTCGTTCCACTTGGTGCCCCGAAGGGACTCGATTTCTGGCCAAGTTGGCTGGCTTGGCCAAAGGCACTGCCCTGCGCATTTATCTGTGACGGTTGACCGAATGCGCTGCCTTGTGTATTTGGCTGTGACGGTTGGCCGAAGACACTGCCTTGGGCATTTGGTTGCGAAGGCTGTCCAAAGGCTGGTGTGCCAAACGGGTTGGGCTTTGCGCCTAAAGCTGAAGGTTGGCCAAAAGCAGAGCCTGGCTGTGACGGCTGGCCAAAGGTTGAG from Fusarium fujikuroi IMI 58289 draft genome, chromosome FFUJ_chr04 harbors:
- a CDS encoding probable DNA polymerase epsilon, calytic chain POL2, with product MPNTSLRRPQKGFRRGGKVAYHGNRTRTFAASSRNEATSADEKWERTRLAHSIDENMGFARYESGKKREGWLVNIQPTSIEDERIPGGRAAVDCYFIEEDGSTFKATVEFDPYFLIAVKKGRESEVEEWVKRVAGDGVVKSIRRVEKDDLNMPNHLLGYRRTFLELRFANVNDLMAARKDIMPIAEKNKKNMNAMDAYAEVATSNGDFDLFDDSRDDDRNMNTALSDASDFIVDIREYDVPYHVRVMIDLDIRAGKWYFVEAKHGVTKVYPNEERSLPAEPVVMAYDIETSKLPLKFPDAATDQIIMISYMIDGQGFLITNRQILSEDIGDFDYTPKPEYPGPFMIFNEPDEKAVIERFFLHIKEARPTVIATYNGDFFDWPFVEARASINGIDMYQEIGWKKDNEDQYKCNYSVHMDCFHWVNRDSYLPQGSRGLKAVTVAKLGYDPDELDPELMTPYATERPQTLAEYSVSDAVATYYLYMKYVHPFIFSLCTILPLSGDEVLRKGTGTLCEMLLMVQAFQREIVLPNKYITPKEAFWDGHLLDSETYVGGHVESIEAGVFRADIPVDFAVDPGAIDELLGDLDAALKFVITVEEKKNFDDVENYEEVKAQIVERLNKLKEAPNRNEKPLIYHLDVASMYPNIMTTNRLQPDSMIQESDCAACDFNRPGKTCDRRLPWAWRGEYLPPKRDEYNMIKNALQNEKFPGKYPSSPMRTFQELSADEQANLVRKRLQLYSQKVYHKIHDSTTIVREAIICQRENPFYINTVRDFRDRRYDYKGKAKVWKGKTSSLQSAGAAQSEVDAAKKMIILYDSLQLAHKVILNSFYGYVMRKGSRWYSLEMAGVTCLTGAHIIQMARQLVERLGRPLELDTDGIWCMLPATFPENFSFKLKGGKKLNISYPCVMLNHHVHAKFTNHQYQTLVDKKTLKYETHSDNSIFFEVDGPYKAMVLPTSKEEDKNLKKRYAVFNDDGSLAELKGFEVKRRGELKLIKIFQQQIFKFFLEGETLAECYGAVAKVANRWLDVLHSKGTTLADEELMELISENRSMSKTLEEYGNQKSTSITTAKRLADFLGEQMVKDKGLNCKFIICARPKNAPVTERAVPVAIFSAEESVKRTYLRKWLKEEPSDTDPRALLDWDYYLERLGSVIQKLITIPAALQKVRNPVPRVPHPDWLQRRINIKDDKLKQKKLTDLFKKSPLEDITNISGSRLDDVEDFGSKLLKPKQVNAVIASSQAATTVQKRKSPEPAENPDPMSALPEVMPSASENYEAFLMYQKKKWKLQKQARIRRRQLFGDRRGGAVNNLQQTFMKQAHTTYMSNWQVLHLKATETPGIVMAYVLIDAKIHTLKVNVPRQVFLNLKSKDLPDVEVEGCEVEQVNYTLPNGHPSSHLFKLTVSEDIYFNESEKFSLLFNHPSVEGVYEKQVPLNIRAVLRLGNQCTIDATQHAVLGKGLEQGFDLAGLKRPAKTRTYLETSPLAYIYVSHITTGERQIFGIFSTTNDQAHVVILQKNKDSGQDLPNISKMYSEMLARRHAEAAGTNWQDCFTYQEKLHIKITQVTTRRKAHLEIGDVVKKMRKDEPRPQMMVIQSSQRKLLIHDVPILGEFPVLPLKYDVGDSSLPPLGWQSVIAKRLVGHYLGLGSWILHLTALARYGDVPLCNLERDDPRFLIDVAYARRLQANGVVLWWSPDARPDHAGYEKDDLLGPLDTVKMPNVNNPGTFSSVCIDIDVRNLAINTILTSSLINELEGADSVSFNPAADDSETLASENAFANAGVQVLREMVKAWWTEACRGSTMADVLVQHLVRWVENPDSFMYDRALHYYVQMMSRKAFQQLMADFRRVGSQVIFANANRLILQTTKAEVGNAYAYSKYIIKSIKSKPLFHFIDLEIKEYWDYLVWYDEFNYGGKACQEVIEAEEQNLETVMHWQMATFLPVRLQSTFQDWVIEFIQLMHQLKRPHNGDPDGTPRLTQLPSNGLEDHEGQILLGKAFEKPLKKDIIGLLNKQKRELLHPELAQDYTFPVLPGSHLKPRNPILELVKSLMQVLSLDKNITLEARLLRKELLALFEVREFSKDGSFTNPSESLRLPQISCDSCTMMRDLDLCRDEDLFGEGAAWCCGFCGTEFDRVAIEERLLGIVESWIVEWTTQDLKCARCGALRLNDFMEHCTCSGEWKEIVSRQDVSKKLGVMRRVAKFYGLRMLSDVVEELHKGL
- a CDS encoding probable DNA polymerase epsilon, calytic chain POL2, yielding MNNLRRKDHRGAVDFNGPGHYHGPTARHRTVQAVSTPLTTPASIALSMSKTTVPPSLMSFDFFQQPIQSIHSDFNIGCYRSASPAKLDLGLESGTNWAGELDMREMSTISTISADTSSTGSIFSSVPTEFSDAMTVRNGRGRSRGPSPLSRGGRTNSTDNSTPSFVCLGPQCQRAFSSDKDLKSHVKSCHTYLCNWAGCDQPSFSTRDGLIYHVKVKHLVICPSPGCTETTFQSVRLLQSHIAMAHPEDGRDDAKEWELPAKMNASMKTGNRSSSSETPTTTLASLKRKNRDHDTDMSMDVVKTKHQCQDRLQVVVEKRARKNTGTPRSAESPTDLIRGRASRCIEVTSFSLVFEHAVLPFLSQYLPIWVGPRHVITVTRGKSPQMKRICIMAPRIISRARKIIIASHVQDLIPSNFSKLVTFAFTQGEINRTVTWARGLDKNHKDDICAARNPYFFRDPCMGDSIGVTGNGVFEDSTATLGPCITVGGGSYWLGNFHPFMEAYQQLAQVEVEHPSSQDRKRCIDEGHDAMAQETNFRLGKLEVTSGLNLKTTRISHDPYWDECDTDKPLVVTDWALIGARTSQANILRKFPSETQPPTQEPTVATTTTIVPGADVLSSGRTSGYQRGQICEIPAYVSGVENQTQKATREWFIEEPWPQEDEDAWIRGGIGVNGDSGAGVVDANTHGLIGQVWGRNNYWGPGQRVTYFTPIADIFDDIQEKCGQQSRPQLPQHRDEANCFPLHPSCRQCFDLRVYLNSSRRSSRMSLQSMIMGTGDGDQDLTSIEAVSELATPKDYHRHSGIEETLVSLSGIVSPAGPSGYPGTPMIADMKSPYATELDLGDLAGAGSR